The region GTTGGCCCGGTCGGTACCGCAATTTTCGCCAATATATCTTTTAGGCTTTGATCGATAGTCAATTGTGCCACAAGGTCACTATATGCCTCGTATTTTGCCTGGGCGGTTGCATTGGCTTTTTCCCTGTCTTTCTTCCAATGGGTAGCGTTGTAAAAACTGCCAAACAAGCCATCTGGCGGGTAAATAACTTTCATTCCCTCAAGGCCATTATTAGCTAATTGGGTCTGATAATCGCTTGTGGCGCTAGCTACAAGCGTATTAACAGCCTTTTGAGAAGCTACTACTTCATTATTCAGGTCGCTAAGATTTTTCTGCTGAGCCGGACTAACCTTAAAGGTGAGTAAGGTCAGTACCTGTTTGAAATTATCAAAAAAGCTAGCATCTCCGAAATTGAAAGTACCTACTGCCTGATATTTAGGTGCACAGCTCATCAGGCTATAAGCCTGGCGGGCTACTTGCCCGGTGGGTGCAGTAGGCCAGTTGAAGTCTATTGGGTTGGCAAACATTTGAAAGTTTGGGTTTCCGCCACCTAAAGCACCGGATACGATTTGCTGATAGGTCTGAGCAAAAAGGGTCTGATTGTCCATGGATTTTAAGAGTTAACTATATTGCCTACTCTGATCGGTTTTCGGCTGCTCCGTCTGTTAATTGATTTTTGTTGAATGTCATCAAATGCTGTAACCTAGCGTCTCTATGTTTTTGCCTTCACTGGTTTTTTGATATTAATTCATTCCAGGATGGCCCGACGTTCCAGACAAAACTTACAGTATCCATAACCCCTATACAGGAATATCCTGGAGGTAAATACAGCGCTGCTGCTCGCAGCCACTATTTAAGGATGTAATGGCCAGAAAATTTTTTGAAAAATTTGTGAGTTCAAACCATACCATGTTTGCTCCTTTTCGATGCATCAAAGGTCATATTCGGCTTACTAATCAACATTCTTATTTGAGACATTAATGTCTATAATTAGGACACCTAACTAATCTATTTATATAGTTTAGAGACTTATATATACTATCAAAATAAAAGGCATCCTATCATTTCACATGATTCTGGTAAGATAATCCCCTGTATTTAAATGTGTTAAGCATCTAAATACATCACATAAGGGTTACTCACTTGATGAGGTTTTAAAAGACTGACCGTAACGCTACCTAACCGGACGGCTGGGGCATCTGCACAGAATAGAGTACGCTCCACCTCATTGACGAAATCGTTACTTTACTCACAGGCTGGTCGTCATTACGTACATGACCCACACCTGCCCGACCGATTATACGTTTCTGATACAGCATACGCCCCGGCCACCCGAAATTCCTGCTTTTTGCCAGCCGGGCTTTTTCTTCAATGAATACACCCACCTTCGGCAGCAACGCAATGGTCAGTTTTACCTGATCTCGGCGGTCAACCTGTTCACTCAGGAAGCCGATGCCCGCTGTGCCTTTTTCATCCACTCGACCGACGCCATTAGCCCCGCAGCTGCTCCTTTCGGCTCCATTGAACTGAGCGAAACGCTTCCGAACACCGTACTGAGCACCTTTGTAGCTGTTTTGATAACAACCGCTCATAAGCTGGGAAGCACCCGAATCAGGCTCGTAACCTACCCGCGCTGTTACGCTCCCCAACAAACCAACCGCCTGTTGTCGGTACTGGCCGAGCATAAGTTTGTGATTGTCGAATCGAACCCAAGTTCTTTTCTGTCAATCACCGACAAGTCTTTCGAAATAAAACTGGCTCCGGCCGCTCGTCGGCGGCTTCGCAAATGCCGGGAGGCCGGATTTACGTTCGCTCATCAGCAAACACCAAACGTGGTCGACGTTGTGAAGTTTATCCGCAGAACCCGGCAGCAGCAGGGCTACCCGCTGCCCCTGGAGCCGGAACAGTTGATCGATCTGCTACAGTCATTTCCAGAAAAATTCAGTGTTTTTACGGTAATCAACGGCACTTCGCTGGCGGCCGTCATGATAACGGTACGCGTCAGGCACGATCTTCTTTATGCGTTTCTACCGGCTTCGGACCCGGCTTACCACGCCTTCAGCCCAATGATCTTTCTCATTGATGGGCTTTACAGCCACTGCCAGCAGCAGGGAATTCAATTGCTCGATTTGGGGGTTTCGCTCGATGCCAGCCGCCAACCTAAGCCCAGTCTATTACGCTTTAAACGTAATCTGGGTGCGCAGGAATCACCAAAATATACGGTTGAACGAAGGATTGGCCGAGACGATTTACCCTGCTTACAGCATACGCCATCAAAAAACGGCTAATGCGGTAATCCGGTTAAACATCTGCCGGTCTGCTGTTTTTTTCGTTGTTTTGTAGAAAAAAGGCACGCCCTCGGTGCCGCTTGCATGGTCGAAGCTGCGTTTAATTCCATAAGTCAATTTCTGAGCGACTTTGTCGCATCCCTGGTATCGCTGGCAAAAGTGGCTATCCGTATCCGGCACGCTACTCGCCTGCCCAATCCGCAGGTACCGGTTTGCTCGGTGCTGGGGAACGGTCCCTCCCTGACAGAGTCGCTGGCGACACAATTCGATTTTATCCGGCAAACCGAGATTGTCTGCGTCAATAACTTCGCCCATGCCGAGGCTTTCATCCAGCTTCGCCCGCAGGATTACGTAATCCTGGACCCTAACTATTTCGTTTTCAACGAACATACCACCGACCGCGACGATATCCGGAAAACACTCTCGGTATTCCTGGAAAAGGTCGACTGGCCCATGACACTGTTCGTTCCGCATTTTGCCAAAGGGACGTACCTGCTCGGTAAAATCGAGCAGGGCAACCCGCTGATCACCGTCGTTTACTTCAACTACACGGTTCTTCGTGGGTTCAAAAGGTTAATCTACTGGCTTTATGCCAAAGGGTTCGGTATGCCGCAGGCCCAAACCGTCATTATTGCGGCCCTGGCCCTGATGATCAACCGAAAGTTCAAAACAATTTATCTATTCGGTGCGGATACGTCCTGGCATGAGCAAATCCGTCTGAATGATCAAAATCAACTCTTGATCAAGCAGATCCATTTTTACGACAAGCCGAAAGATCTTACGCACCAACCGGTGTATCTGGATGCCCAGCGGCAGCGCACGTTTTCGATGGCCGCGCAGTTTCTCTCGCTACACAAGGCCTTTCGCGGGTATGAAGTGCTGCGTGACTACGCCGATTACCGGGGAGTTCAGATCATAAATGCCAGTGCCAAAAGTTATATTGACGCCTTTGAGCGGCAAGCCACCAGCGAGTCAGTCACGAACGAGTAGTCCAGTCCTAAACCCATCATGAAACCAGCCCTTTTCCTTTTATTCAGTAGCTTATGCCTACTCGGCCAATCGGCTGTGGTAGCGCAGCAGAAGCCCAATATTGTGCTCATCTACGCCGATGATCTGGGCTATGGCGACATCAGCTGCAATGGCGCGACAAAAATCCGTACGCCAAACATCGACCGGGTGGCCCGCGAAGGATTGAACTTCACCAACGCCCACGCGTCGTCGTCGACCTGTACACCCTCGCGCTACACCCTCCTGACGGGTGCCTACGCCTGGCGTAAAACAGGCACCGGCATTGCGCCAGGCGATGCCGCTCTGCTCATCCCGACCGACCGCGTCACGATGCCCGGCATCTTACAAAAAGCAGGCTATAAGACGGGGGTCGTTGGCAAATGGCATCTGGGACTTGGCCCCAAAGGGGGTCCCGACTGGAATGGCGACATAAAACCCGGACCGCTCGAAATCGGCTTCACGTACTCTTTTCTGCTACCCGCCACCGGCGACCGGGTGCCCTGCGTGTATGTCGAAAATCACCGTATCGTCAATCTGGACCCGGCCGACCCGGTTCAGGTAAGTTATAAAGAGCCGATCGGAACCGAGCCGACCGGCAAAGACCATCCGGAGTTGCTTAAAATGTTGTTCTCCCACGGACACGACCAAACGATCATCAATGGAGTTAGCCGAATTGGTTACATGAGCGGGGGAAAGTCGGCCCGGTGGGTCGATGAGGAGATGGCGGATGTGCTGACGGGCAAAGTGAACCAGTTTATCGAGACCAGCAAAAGCGGTCCTTTCTTCGTGTATTTCTCCACGCACGACATTCACGTGCCGCGTATGCCCCACTCCCGTTTTGCGGGCAAAAGTGGGATGGGGCCGCGTGGTGACGCCATTCTGCAGCTGGACTGGTGCGTGGGCGAAGTCATGAAAACCCTGGACCGGCTGGGTTTAAAAGACAACACGATGGTGATCATCAGCAGTGATAACGGCCCGGTTGTCGATGACGGCTACAAAGATCAGGCGGTTGAAAAACTAAACGGCCACAAACCCGCCGGACCTCTGCGTGGGGGTAAATACAGTGCGTTCGATGCCGGAACCCGGGTGCCGTTTATCGTACGCTGGCCGGGGAAAGTGAAGCCTGGCATCTCCGATGCGCTGTTTAGTCAGGTCGACCTCGCGGCTTCTTTTGCTGAACTAGTGGGCCAGCCATTGGCGAAAGGAGAAGCTCCCGACAGCTTTAATAGCCTGACGACGCTCCTGGGGACAACTAAAAAGAGTCGTGAATACGTTATAGAACATGCGATCAATGGCACGCTTTCGCTGATACGTGGCAACTGGAAATACATCGAACCTTCTGGTGGCCCGATACTCAACCGTGAAACCAATATCGAAACGGGGTATGCCCCACAGCCGCAGTTGTATAACCTGCAAACCGATCTTGGCGAAACGAAGAACCTGGCCGAGAGCAACCCACAACTAACTTCCGAGCTGGCCGCATTACTGAAAACCATCCGCGAAAAAGGAAACACCAATTAGACAGCTTTTTTAACTGACCCACGACGGTCAACTGAGTACCTAAAACGATGCTTGATTTAACGAACAAATCCATTTTGATTACGGGCGGCACAGGCTCTTTCGGCAAGAAGTTTGTCGAGATGGTGTACCAGCGCCACCCCAACATTAAGCGCCTGGTCGTGTATTCGCGGGATGAACTGAAGCAGTTCGAAATGTCACAGTACTATCCGCAGTCGAAATACAAATCCATCCGGTTTTTCATTGGCGATGTACGCGACGGCGAACGGCTCAAGCGGGCCTGTGAGGGCATCGACATTATTGTCCACGCAGCTGCCATGAAGCAGGTTCCGGCGGCTGAATACAACCCGATGGAATGCATTAAAACCAACGTATTCGGGGCCGAAAATGTCATCAATGCCGCTATGGACAATGGCGTACAGCGCGTAGTGGCCCTTTCGACCGACAAAGCAGCCGCACCGATCAACCTTTACGGAGCCACAAAGCTGTGTTCTGATAAACTGTTTGTAGCCGCCAACAACATGAAAGGCAGCCGCAACTTACAATTCTCGGTAGTGCGATACGGCAACGTAATCGGATCGCGGGGGTCAGTCGTGCCGTTCTTTCTGGACAAACGGAAAGAAGGCGTACTGCCCATCACGCACCCCGACATGACCCGCTTTAACATTTCCCTCGAAGAAGGGGTTGAAATGGTATTCCATGCGCTCGAACATGCCTGGGGCGGTGAAATTTTTGTCCCCAAAATCCCCTCCTACCGCATCACCGACGTAGCGACGGCCATTGGCCCTAACTGCGAACAGAAGCTGGTTGGTATTCGTCCCGGCGAGAAGCTTCATGAGGAAATGATTACCGAAACCGATTCGCTCAATACCGTCGAAACGGATAAATATTACGTCATTACGCCCTCAACACCCACCTGGGGCATTGACGAGTACATGAAAGCCTTCAACGGGCGGCCGGTAGAAATGGGCTTCAAATACAATTCCGGCACCAACACCGAATGGCTCAACATCGACCAACTGCGCGAGCAGATTCGCGAGCATGTTGATCCTAATTTTAATGAATAATGCACAATGAATAATGTATAATAAATACGGGTACCCCGGTTTCAATACACGCTGTTGTCACCCATTATGCATTACTCATTATACATTGTTCATTACGTATTATTCATTCTACCATAGAAACTTGGCTTATGTCCATAATCCCCTACGGTCGGCAGCACATTACGGACGAGGATAT is a window of Spirosoma linguale DSM 74 DNA encoding:
- a CDS encoding UDP-N-acetylglucosamine 4,6-dehydratase (TIGRFAM: UDP-N-acetylglucosamine 4,6-dehydratase~PFAM: polysaccharide biosynthesis protein CapD; 3- beta hydroxysteroid dehydrogenase/isomerase; Male sterility domain; dTDP-4-dehydrorhamnose reductase; short- chain dehydrogenase/reductase SDR; NAD-dependent epimerase/dehydratase~KEGG: pca:Pcar_1142 nucleoside-diphosphate sugar epimerase) → MLDLTNKSILITGGTGSFGKKFVEMVYQRHPNIKRLVVYSRDELKQFEMSQYYPQSKYKSIRFFIGDVRDGERLKRACEGIDIIVHAAAMKQVPAAEYNPMECIKTNVFGAENVINAAMDNGVQRVVALSTDKAAAPINLYGATKLCSDKLFVAANNMKGSRNLQFSVVRYGNVIGSRGSVVPFFLDKRKEGVLPITHPDMTRFNISLEEGVEMVFHALEHAWGGEIFVPKIPSYRITDVATAIGPNCEQKLVGIRPGEKLHEEMITETDSLNTVETDKYYVITPSTPTWGIDEYMKAFNGRPVEMGFKYNSGTNTEWLNIDQLREQIREHVDPNFNE
- a CDS encoding hypothetical protein (KEGG: gbm:Gbem_3737 hypothetical protein), which produces MVEAAFNSISQFLSDFVASLVSLAKVAIRIRHATRLPNPQVPVCSVLGNGPSLTESLATQFDFIRQTEIVCVNNFAHAEAFIQLRPQDYVILDPNYFVFNEHTTDRDDIRKTLSVFLEKVDWPMTLFVPHFAKGTYLLGKIEQGNPLITVVYFNYTVLRGFKRLIYWLYAKGFGMPQAQTVIIAALALMINRKFKTIYLFGADTSWHEQIRLNDQNQLLIKQIHFYDKPKDLTHQPVYLDAQRQRTFSMAAQFLSLHKAFRGYEVLRDYADYRGVQIINASAKSYIDAFERQATSESVTNE
- a CDS encoding hypothetical protein (KEGG: spl:Spea_1402 hypothetical protein), whose product is MTHTCPTDYTFLIQHTPRPPEIPAFCQPGFFFNEYTHLRQQRNGQFYLISAVNLFTQEADARCAFFIHSTDAISPAAAPFGSIELSETLPNTVLSTFVAVLITTAHKLGSTRIRLVTYPRCYAPQQTNRLLSVLAEHKFVIVESNPSSFLSITDKSFEIKLAPAARRRLRKCREAGFTFAHQQTPNVVDVVKFIRRTRQQQGYPLPLEPEQLIDLLQSFPEKFSVFTVINGTSLAAVMITVRVRHDLLYAFLPASDPAYHAFSPMIFLIDGLYSHCQQQGIQLLDLGVSLDASRQPKPSLLRFKRNLGAQESPKYTVERRIGRDDLPCLQHTPSKNG
- a CDS encoding sulfatase (PFAM: sulfatase~KEGG: pat:Patl_1842 sulfatase) → MKPALFLLFSSLCLLGQSAVVAQQKPNIVLIYADDLGYGDISCNGATKIRTPNIDRVAREGLNFTNAHASSSTCTPSRYTLLTGAYAWRKTGTGIAPGDAALLIPTDRVTMPGILQKAGYKTGVVGKWHLGLGPKGGPDWNGDIKPGPLEIGFTYSFLLPATGDRVPCVYVENHRIVNLDPADPVQVSYKEPIGTEPTGKDHPELLKMLFSHGHDQTIINGVSRIGYMSGGKSARWVDEEMADVLTGKVNQFIETSKSGPFFVYFSTHDIHVPRMPHSRFAGKSGMGPRGDAILQLDWCVGEVMKTLDRLGLKDNTMVIISSDNGPVVDDGYKDQAVEKLNGHKPAGPLRGGKYSAFDAGTRVPFIVRWPGKVKPGISDALFSQVDLAASFAELVGQPLAKGEAPDSFNSLTTLLGTTKKSREYVIEHAINGTLSLIRGNWKYIEPSGGPILNRETNIETGYAPQPQLYNLQTDLGETKNLAESNPQLTSELAALLKTIREKGNTN